The following are from one region of the Saccharomyces kudriavzevii IFO 1802 strain IFO1802 genome assembly, chromosome: 12 genome:
- the CDC73 gene encoding Cdc73p (similar to Saccharomyces cerevisiae CDC73 (YLR418C); ancestral locus Anc_4.290), protein MASSLERLREHLKDGDKLTLKDSEGQYTEDITSATVVQILSSDGSVQETFPLNEETEIEIDGSSVQLRIIVHCWLNKDSSAASYLADCQNKQLTNVSFLQRTDLINWLSGNTKSSQYLKAPNQNGQTLGKEITTDNENKSSIDGLPSTKSTTSGSAETDHEISDPVMVETMKHERVLLDHNSALRGGRPIDFGYLIKDAELKLVQSIKGSLRGSKLPSGNKGAHSRVSKTDGSSSGPRKDPIILIPSAASSILTVANIKQFLVDSKYMNPRDLPSAPNGLVNIEKKFERISRPIRFIVVDNTRMFTKPEYWDRVVAVFTTGHTWQFNNYQWNSPQELFQRCKGYYFHFAGDSVPQHVQQWNVEKVELDKNKRFKDVEVVRYFWHSLEKELISRGYR, encoded by the coding sequence atggcaagtTCATTGGAAAGACTAAGAGAACATTTGAAAGATGGTGATAAATTGACGTTAAAAGATAGTGAAGGACAGTATACTGAAGACATTACGAGTGCGACAGTGGTGCAGATTTTATCTAGTGATGGTAGCGTTCAAGAAACTTTTCCACTAAATGAAGAAACGGAAATCGAGATTGATGGCTCAAGTGTACAGTTGCGAATAATCGTCCATTGTTGGTTAAATAAAGACTCTAGCGCCGCTAGCTACTTAGCTGATTGTCAGAATAAGCAATTGACCaatgtttcatttttgcaAAGAACAGATTTAATAAACTGGTTGTCTGGAAATACAAAGTCATCACAATATCTGAAAGCACCCAACCAGAATGGCCAAACGCTCGGTAAAGAAATCACGActgataatgaaaataaatccTCAATAGATGGTTTACCGAGCACCAAATCAACTACTTCGGGGTCTGCTGAAACTGATCATGAAATATCAGATCCAGTTATGGTGGAAACAATGAAACATGAACGTGTGTTACTTGATCATAATTCGGCATTGCGCGGTGGTAGGCCGATCGATTTTGGCTATCTTATAAAAGATGCGGAGTTAAAATTAGTACAATCGATTAAAGGATCATTACGTGGATCTAAATTGCCTTCCGGCAATAAAGGTGCCCACAGCCGTGTCTCTAAGACGGATGGTTCATCCAGCGGCCCTCGAAAGGATCCAATCATTTTGATTCCTTCAGCCGcatcatcaattttaaCTGTTGCAAACATAAAACAGTTTTTGGTGGATTCAAAGTATATGAATCCTCGTGATTTACCATCAGCGCCAAATGGGTTGGTTAACAtagagaagaaatttgaacGTATATCCAGACCGATCAGATTCATCGTAGTCGACAATACAAGGATGTTTACTAAGCCAGAATATTGGGACAGGGTCGTTGCCGTTTTCACTACTGGCCATACTTGGCAATTCAATAATTATCAATGGAATTCGCCACAAGAACTGTTCCAACGTTGCAAaggatattattttcattttgctGGTGATTCCGTGCCACAACATGTGCAGCAGTGGAACGTAGAAAAAGTTGAACTtgacaagaacaaaagattTAAGGATGTGGAAGTGGTCCGTTATTTCTGGCATAGTTTAGAAAAGGAGCTTATTTCAAGAGGATATCGctga